The stretch of DNA TGCAGTTGTTAAAACTTACAGGAAGATTGTTTCACCATTGTTTCCACAGAGCTGCATTTATACACCAACCTGCAGCAGATATGCGGAAACAGCATTAACAAGGTATGGAGCGATAAAAGGAGGATGGCTAACTGTTCTTAGAGTTCTAAGGTGTCATCCATTTAAAAAAGGCGGATACGATCCCGTTCCTGACAAATGGGAGAATCGCAAATGAGTGATCAAAAAAGGCTGCTTATAGCAGCAGTTCTAATGGCGGCAGTGTTGTTCATCAGCTGGCAGTTCATGGGGAAAGCCGCACCGGAAACCGAATCGATAAGCACACAGAGTACAATTGAAGAGCAAAGAATTCCTGAACAAGCAGTTATTCCTGAAGAAACAGTGACAGTAAAAACCATTCCAGTGGATACTCTGTCAGTGAAAGTATATCAGGATACACTCATTACTGATGTTACCGAAAAAGCATCGGATGAGCCGGATGAAAGATCAATTACGGTAATAATCAGGGGTGATAGCGAAGATTTAGTACATGCGGAGTTAACAACATACGGCGGAGCAATTAGAAGCTGGGAACTTCCGCAGTTCGAAGATATGCCTGGTGCCGGTGAAGGAAACTGTATAAACTTCAATGGAAACAGCTGGCTCGATAGAGATGTAGTATTTGAAACTGATTCACCGGATACTCTAATAATAGATGAAGAACCAGAGACACTTGTATTGTTCACAGATGACGAAAGAGAAATAAGATATACATTTGTACCTGATCATTACGGGTTCAGTATTGAAACAATCGGATTTGAAGAAATGATAAGCATTCCAGCAGGAATACTCCCTGTGAGTGAGATGAATGTAAATACATCAAGATATTTCAAAGCGCAATGGAACGCGGAAAAGGTTAAAGACAGAAAATCCGGTGATATCAATGAAGTAGAGCAGGTTGGAAATGTCAGATGGATTGCGGCAAGATCGCATTACTTCGCGATTATTCTGATGCCGGAATCATTCGAAAGGGCATATGGATATATCTTCCCATCAGGATCGGATGAATCTCCATCAATTGGAATTCAGGACACAAGGGTAAATGTATTCGCTGGACCCCTTGATTACGGAAGATTGCGGAAACTTGGAGGAGACACCAGCAGACTGGTGGATTTCGGATGGCCATTCATAAGGGAAATAGGAAGATTGCTTTTCTGGTTCTGTACTAATGTAATTGCTACAATAAATAACTGGGGAATAAAGATAATAGTCCTTGCGATAGTGCTGAAACTGGTGCTTTTGCCTCTTACAAGCAAGAGTTTCAAATCAATGGCAAAGCTTAAACAGGTTCAACCGAAGATGAAAACCCTTCAGGAGAAATTCAAAAGTGATCCGAAAGCTCTCCAGACGGCAATGCAGAAACTATACCGTGAAGAGGGTGTCAATCCTCTGGGCGGATGCCTCCCGATGCTGATGCAGATGCCGGTGTTCTTTGCCCTCTACAGGGTACTTGCGAACTCGGTTCAGCTAAGAGGCGCTCCATTCATGCTGTGGATTCAGGATCTTTCACATCCTGAGATCCTCATCAGACTTCAGCCCCCTATACTGGGCCTGCATGGAATAGGACTGCTGGCTGTACTTATGGGTGTAGCAATGTTCTTCCAGCAGAAAATGACAATGACAGATCAGAAGCAGAAAGGAATGATGTACATGATGCCGATATTCATGACATTCCTGTTCATGCGCTTTCCAGCTGGTTTGACTCTTTACTGGTTCACTAATAATCTGCTGACAATAGCCCAGCAGGAGATGATCAAGCGAAAGCTGGAAAAAGAACAGACCTGATCTGAAAAGGTTTAGAGAGAACACCGCAGATGGTGAAATATGACGGTAAATCCGCATATTTCAACAGGTTGCTAAACGAAACGGTGTAGAAGCGCTTGCAGACAAGGCATACGAAAGAGGTCGACGCAGATGTATTGTATATACTTCAAGGAAGGCCGATTGAGCATAACGCAGTATGCGAGTGTCTTATGCAACGTTGCAGTAGTAACTTTGGTGAGATATGCGGATTAAAGTCTCACCTGAGATAATATGCGCACCTGCCACACCTGAAGGACATTCAGCGCTTGCAGTGATAAGAGTAAGCGGAAACGGTTCCTTCGACCTTATAGAGAGAATAATGACTCTGAAAACCGGAAGACTCCGGGGAATGAGAAGAAAACTTGGAATTATCTCTGAAAAAGGAGAGGTTATAGATGAAGTTATAGCTTTTTCATGGCCCGCAGACCGAAGTTACACAGGGGAGGAAATGGTCGAGATAACATGTCATGGAGTTCCGGAAATAGTCAGAAGGATTATGGATATTCTCATAAGACATGGAGCTGGAAAAGCAGATAACGGTGAATTCACGCGAAGAGCATTCTTATCGGGAAAGCTGAATGCAATACAGATAATGACACTTGCTTCAATCTGGAATGAAAGAAGAGAAAAAGGGAATATATCAGGCAGATTCGGCAGGGAATGCGAAGAATTCATGATTCGTATAGAAAAAGCAAAAGAGTTGCTTGAAGGTGATATTGAATTCGGGGAACCTCATCTTGACTCTGAGAGAATAGTAATTCTAAAGGAATTTTCTGCATTACTTAAAGCGTCAGAAACACTCGTGAAGAGAGCAGGAAAAATCGAAGCGGGTCAGAAGGTTTTTATAATGGGTCCTGTCAACTCCGGCAAATCAACACTTTTCAATATACTGGCAGGAGCAAAAGCTCTTGTGTCTGATATTCCGGGAACAACAAGGGACGGGACAAGAAAGAACATTGAGATCAGAGGACGGGTTGTTCTTCTATGCGATACTGCTGGAAGCGGTGGTGAAGGCCTTGATCTACAGGCATCAAGGACGATATTGGATGAAATACAGGAATTCGACAAAGTAATATGGATGTCGCAGGAAGGAATAGAAAAGCCTCCTGAAGAGCTTACAGGTAAATCTCCTGAAATCCTGGAAGTGGCAAGCAAAAGCGACCTGAACACAGCTTCTGCCAGGTCTTCGGGGGAGAATAGTAATAAGATAATGAATCTGTCTTCTTTAACAGGAGAAGGAATACATTCAGTAGAAGAATGGATTTCTACATCCCCCGGAAACATGTCTCTATCAGGAGCAGTAGACAGAATAGTGAACCATATATTGAAAGCGGAAGAATTTGTAACTGGAGATGAATTCGGTATAGCGTCGGAGCATCTTAGTGAAGCGGAAAGAGAGATACGGAGTATACTAGGAAAAGGAGAGAATCTGACGTTAAGCGTAGAAAGAGCTCTTTCAAGCATGTGTGTAGGGAAATGAATATTTCTGAAAATACTTTTGACGTAATAGTAATTGGAGGAGGACACGCAGGAATAGAAGCGGTGCTTGCCGCTGAAAGAATGGGTTGCAGTGTACTGCTTATAACGGCAAAGTATAACAGAATTGGTGAGATGTCATGTAACCCGGCAATAGGGGGTATAGCGAAAGGGACACTGGTTAAGGAAATAGACTCTCTTGATGGATCAATGGGGAAAGCAGCTGACGCCACAAGGCTTCATTTCAGGATGCTTAACAGGAGAAAAGGACCAGCGGTATGGGGTCCAAGAGTGCAGTCTGATGCAGCTGCTTACGCTCATTTTCAGCAGCTGAATCTGGAGAGTAAAGCAATTGGAATAGTAGAAGATGAAGTAATAGCGCTGGAGGGAAGTACAGAAAAGCCAGAGGGAATAAGGTGCAGAAAGAACGGAGTAATACTTGGGAGAGCAGTAGTGCTGGCAACAGGAACTTTTCTAAGGGGAAGGCTCTTCAGGGGGCAGAGCGAATGGAGAGGAGGCAGAATTGGAGATATTGCCGCTGATAGCCTCGAGGAAGATATAAAAAGAAGATTGTTCCACGTGGAACGTTTCAAAACAGGGACACCGGCCAGGATAGTCAGAACATCTGTAGATACGAGAGATCTCAGTATACAGGAATCAGAAGAAACAGATTTCAGATTCAGTGCTGATACAGTAGACATGCCAATAGGACATGAAATATGCTATTTAACAAAAACGAACAAAAACACGATGATAGCAGCAAAAGAGTACATGCATCTTTCTCCGCTTCTTGCCGGTCGAATTGACGGAATAGGACCGAGATACTGTCCGAGTTATGAAGACAAGGTGGTTAAATTCCCGGAAAGAGAGCAGCACAATATTTACGTTGAACCTATGGGTCACAGATCAAGGATGTTTTACCTTAACGGACTTTCAAGCAGCCTGCCGGCAGAAGCTCAGGAAAAGATGATTCGCACTCTTCCAGGCTTCAAAAAGGCAGTTATCGCCGATTATGGTTATGCTGTGGAATATTCATTTATTCATCATACAGAAATAACACCATCCCTACGATTGAGAAGAACTGAGAACGTTTTTGCCGCAGGACAGATGTGCGGGACATCAGGATACGAAGAAGCAGCAGCGCAGGGGTTGCTTGCAGGGGCAAACGCAGCAAGAGCTGTAAAGGGTATCCAGCAGCTTTCTCCTTCGAGAAGCAATTCGTACCTGGGCGTGATGATCGATGATATAGTCTCAAAGGGAACAGACGAACCTTACAGACTGTTTTCTTCCAGGGCAGAAAACAGATTGTATATAAGACAGGACAATGCGGACAAGCGTCTGTATGAGTTCGGGAAAGCACTGGGTGTTCTTTCAGAAAGAAAAACATTACAGCTCGAATATAGCTTAAAAGAGGCAGCGGAAATAGAAACAGTAATGAAAACCAGTATCATTGACGGATGTCAAACCGATTTATGGTGCAGAAGGCAGGGTGCGGAAGCAGAAAGACTGGTTGAATTGATACCATTACTTTCCTCTTTCAGCAAAGAGGCCGTTTTCTCAGTGATGCTTGATGAGAAATACAGAGGTTATATAAAGCGAAGCATGAAACGGGACGAATCGAGAAGAAGAGCCTCATCAGTGAATCTGAGCGGTATAGATTCATATATGGAGATAAAAGAAATATGCTGGGAAGCAAGGGAAGTATTGGAGAAGACGAGACCCGACACACTCGCAGAAGCAGAAAGGATTCCGGGGATCAGACCGACCGATCTGGAAGGATTGCTGCTGTATCTTGCGGGAAAACGTTCCACGTGGAACAGTTCCATGAAGAAAGAAATGAATTAATGAGTCCCCTGGAACAATCATTTCCGGATAATTGCAGGATGAAGAAGGACTGCGGGATGATAGGGTTCGATTTGAACGATAAACAGGCAGAATTACTAAAGGAATATGCAGAAATTCTTTTACGTAGATCATTGGAAACAAATCTGATAGGACCTTTGGAAAAAGACAGGTTATGGGAACGGCATTTCCTGGAATCAATATCATATCGAAAGATGCTTGACAGGAAAAGCAAAGTTGTTGATATAGGCAGCGGGGCAGGATTTCCAGGGCTTGTACTGGGAATTCTTGGTTTGGATATGATTCTTCTGGAACCAAGAAGGAAGAGATATCTTTTCCTGTCTCATGTGATAGAAAAACTTGCTCTGGAAAGAACCGAAGCAATTCCCCTTAGAATAGAAAAAACAGATCCGGGAATTCTTGGAGATCAATTCATTGCGAGAACCGTTTCACCTCCGGAAGTACTTCTGGAATTGATCAGGAGGAAAAAAGAAGGACAGTCAAAACTTGTTTATAGAGTACCGCCTGATATAGAACTTCCGAAGGGAAATAAGTACATAGAATTGGAATGTCCTCCGCTTGACCGGCCGGGATTTCTGGTGCAGTATCGAACCTGCTTATAATCAGGAACGGATATTGACGGTTTGACAGGATATAGTCTGAAAAGAGTAATAGATGAAAGAAACCAGAATCATCGCGGTAGCAAACCAGAAAGGTGGAGTAGGAAAAACAACTACAGTCATTAACCTTGGTACGAGTCTTGCGATGAATAATAAAGATATCCTTTTGATAGATTTCGATCCACAGGCAAATGCTACAAGCGGTTTTGGCATGGATAACGGGCGCGGAAAAAATGTATGTTCACTTCTTCTTGGAAAGCACAGCCTGGAAGAGGTTATTGTGAAGACAGATGTGGATGGTCTTTCTTTTGTGAAAGGATCTCGCGATCTTGCAGGTCTTGAGATAGAGCTTGCAGGTGCGGAGGAAAGAGAATTCCTTTTAGCAGAATCTATGGAGGAAGAAGTAGATAGATTCGACTATGTACTTATTGACTGTCCTCCGTCACTGGGATTACTGACAATTAATGCTCTCGTTGCGGCAACAGAAGTACTTATTACCTTGCAAAGTGAATATTATGCGCTTGAAGGATTGTCGCACCTGATGAACACGATCAAGAATATTCGAAAACGCTGGAATTCTGATCTTTCAATTAACGGTGTTGTGCTGACAATGTTCGATGGTCGTCTGAAACTCAGTCGGGAAGTCGCTCTGGATGTAAAAGAGCACCTTGGTTCAATTCTATATGAAACGTGTATACCAAGAAACGTAAAACTAAGCGAGGCACCTAGTTACGGTATGCCAGCGCTTCTTTACGACGCTGGATCAAAGGGAGCCGCAAGTTATCTCAATCTTGCGAAGGAGGTGCTGCAAAGGTGACAGCAAGGAAACGAAGAGCTCTTGGCAAGGGTCTTGAAGAAATATTCCCCGGAATCGGTAATGAAGATGACCTCTTTAAGTCTATGGAAGTTGATATCAATCTGATAGATCCCAATCCCTTCCAACCGAGAAAGGAATGGAAACCCGAAGAAATAGCTTCACTGGCAGCCTCTATAAGATCGCAGGGAATAATTCAGCCCCTTATTCTTAGAAAAGAGGGTAAAAGATACCAGCTGATAGCAGGTGAAAGGCGTCTCAGAGCAGCCAGAGAAGCAGGACTCGATAAAGTTCCGGTTGTTGTCAGAGAAGCCAGCAAAGAACAGATGCTTGCTCTCGCACTGATCGAGAATATACAGCGACAGGATCTTGGCCCCATGGAAAAGGCGGAAGCCTTTAAAAGATTATCGAGCGAGTTTGACCTTACTCAGGAGGATATGGGAAACAGGGTGGGTATGAGCAGATCCTCTGTTGCTAACTTCATGCGATTGCTTGAGTTGCCTGAATCAGTGCAGAAAATGCTCAGGAAAGGGCAGCTTCAAATGGGACACGGAAGAGCTATTCTGGCTCTTAATGATATTTCAACCATGCAGAGGATAGCGATAGTAGCGTTCAAAAGAAACATGTCAGTAAGACAGCTTGAAGAAAAAATCCGCCTGCTTGCTGCGGGAACAAAGAGAAAATCTGCAGCAGTCGTAAAAGGGACTACTCCGGAGGAGAAAGAACTGGTGGAGACTCTCCAGAGACTTCTTAAAACAAGAGTGAGAATAAAAGGGAAAGGGAAAAAGGGCAGAATTGAAATCAGTTATCATAGCCTTGATGAACTGGAAAGAATTCTTGATCTTATAAGATCAGGAGCAGGAAGAAGCGCTAAAAGAAGTTGACCGGCTATTTGGCAATAGATATAGTCGCTTACCTGTAGTTGTTAAAAGTAGAAGTATGCATGCAGAAAAGAAAAGGAGAAAGAATGGCACACACCATTAATGATGATTGTATTGCTTGCGGAGCATGCAAGCCGGAATGCCCTGTTGACGCTATTAGCGAAGGGGAGAAGTACACGATAGATCAGGATGCCTGTATAGACTGCGGTGCGTGTGTTCCCGCATGTCCTGTTGGAGCAATAGAAGCTCCTTAATCAGGCAGAATAAGCATGGAAGCCCGGAGTTTTTCATTCCGGGCATCTATCTCAAATCCCCTGGCTCAATCACCCAGAGATCCAAGTTTGAAAAGCTTTCGATCTTTCATTTCAAAGGCAAATTCACCAAGAGTAACGCCACTGTATATTCGGAGTATTCGTTTTAACCTGGCAGTGGTCTTTCTGCCCGAATTATGATGTTGCCTGAAACGTTGAACAGCACTCATTCTATTTGAAATATTGAGGGAATCAATTTCCCATGGATGAAAATATAGAACTGGAATTCTACCGGTTCTGGAAATACTCCTGATAATCAATCTGTGAAATACGCCAGGATAGAATCTCATATAAGCACCGCCAGCTGCAGGCAGCTTTACTCCAAGCAGTTGAATGGACGCCAGAGGTAATTCAAGAATAGAGCTTTTCTCACCCTCAAGCTCAAAAGGAGAGAGCGGTGCGCAGGGAATGCCGTAGCGATGTCTGAACATAGGATAAACACTGCTGTCATACTTGTAACCTCGAGCAACAATTTCATCAATAACCCATTTAGTTCTGGAAGTTACAGAAAAACTGGGAGCCCTGAATCCAATCGTTTGAGGGATAGATAAAGTATCAACAAGTTTCTGGAAGCGATCGATGTTTCTGCAGAACTCATCGCGCGACTGCATGGAGAGTTCAAGATGATAATAACCGTGGTAACCTATTTCGTGTCCTTCCAGGATTATTTTATGAGCGATTTCGGGATGACGCTCAAGAAGCCATCCGAGAAAGAAAAATGTCGCTTTAGCCTTATGAGCTTTCAGAAGGTCAAGAATATTATTCAGTGCTTCAGGAGCCCTGGAATCCATGCTGTCCCACTGGTTTTGCGGATACCACCTTCTTGCAGCGTAGGTCTGGAACCATTCCTCCATATCAAATGACAGGGCAACCCTTGGTCTGGCGGTTTTTGTGCCGGTTATGTCTCCGCCCATATCAAGGAAACGGCTGACATCATTCTTTGAAGGAAAGTAATTGAAATTTGCTTTACAGGAGGAGTTTTCTATCAGTTGATAATCACCACGCTGTATAATTGAAAACCCCTCAGAAATAATATCGGCAGTAATCCTTTTTGATTCCGCCTGAAGCTGTTGAACAGATGTATTCTCTCTGGAAGCATTAACGGGTTTCTGAAGAAGAATTCCTCCCGCATCGAGTTTCCTCTCCATCCTGTGAAGAGTAACGCCAGGTTGATCACCACGGAAAAGAGACCAGAAAGACGGCATCATCCCCCTGTTTGCGGGAAGAAGAGAAGAATGAACATTCCAGGCTCCCAGCCTTGGGATTGCAAGTGTACTTTTTCTGAGAATCTGAGGACATGCAAGAGAAAGAAAAATATCCGGATCAAGGCTTTTAAGCAGATCATGGGAATCAGGGGTATTAATCTTATTCAGCTTAATGTACTTCGCATGTTCTCTGGACGCTGTCTGTTTCAACGAATGAGGAGAACGGGTGGGTAGCCTCATTAAACCGGCTGCCTTAAAAGATATAAAACGGATAAGTTCCCTTAAGAATCCAAAAGGACCGTAAAGGGCTGAATAGCGCTTAAAATTCAATATAGGATTTTTTATTGAACCGTGCCCGGGGAGAGAAATGATAGTGTACCTGTTAAAAGGTTCTTTTCTAATGATGCTGGCGACAGTACCGGGGATATTAAAAGGTTCATTATCGCAGAGAAAAACCACATTCATAGCTGAAGTAGTTATTTTGGTATAGAGATCAAATAGCTGATCTACCATCTGACGTGCAGAAAAAGGCTCTATGTCATCATCTACAGATGATAAAAGATCAGAGGCAGTAGAAGGGGAATCCAGCAGGCTTATTACGCCGCCGGCAAGAGCGGTTACATCACCTTCGTTCATCAACAATCCGTTTCGTTTTCCATCGACAAGTTCATGAATGCCGCCAACATCGGTAGATACAACAGGAATCCCGGCAGCAAGGCATTCGAGCAAAGCTCTTGGAAGCCCCTCTGTTCGCGATGTTATCAGGAACAGGTCGAATGCCGGCAGAATTTCCGCTATATCCTTTCTGCTTCCGACAAGAAGAAAATTATCTTGAAGACCGCGCGAATCAATCCACTTTTCTGTCTGTTTCATAAGGGGACCGTCACCGACAAGAATAAACAGAACATCGGGTTTATGCTTGATAACGGAAGCCGCGACATTAACAAAAATGTCTGGTGCTTTCTCCTGACAGAAACGCATAACGGACCCGACAACAGGAACGTCAGTCGGCAGATCAAGCTTGGATCTTGCTTCAGTTTTTCTGCCTCTTGTCTTTCTGAATTCGTCGAAATCAACACCGCTTCGTATTATACTGTAACTGTCCTTGTATCCGATTCCGCATCTGACAGCTTTATCGCGGTCTCTGGGGCTAACGGCGATGTTGGCGTGAGCATATCGGAAACCGATCTTTTCAAGCGAGATGTAAAACCATTTTTTAAAAGGGTGCATGGAATCATAGAAAGGCCAGCCATGGGCAGTCTGTATTATTTTTACTTCAGGGAATGAGGCGGCTGCAAGCCTTCCGAGGAATCGGGCTTTTGATCCATGTGTATGAACGATATCATAATTTCCGCTTTTTATAACTTTTCGAATCTCGAGAAAAGCGAGCAAATCATTAACAGGAGATATCTCTCTTTTAAGATGAGGAGCAAGAAGAACATTGATATTCCATTTTTTGACAAGATCGTATAAATCCCCTTCAGAAGGCTTCTCAGGCCCTGTGAGGATATCTGAAGGATAACCTTTTTCAGAAATATCTCTGGTGGAAATAAGCGTATTCATCTGGGCTCCACCAACAGCAATTTTAGTGATTATATGAAGTACTCGCACTTTTCTTTCAGACATCAATCAATCCGAACCGGAGTCTCCGACATTTGTGGAAGGTCTGCAGAAAAGGGCGTAAAGGTAGAAAAGAGCAAGAATCACAGTAAGGCCGGAGTAAAACAAAGGACTGATGAAAAGACAACCGATAGCCCAGAATGCGAGAAGAGGTATCAATATGATGCGGAAATGCTTTTTTCTGGTCCAGGTGCGGTCGGAGGGATATGAAGAAAATAATCTGAAGAGATCTTCAGCAATGCTGAAAAGAACAACTGAAAAAGCAACGAGCAGAAGATGAAACACCATTCCTCCGGTCAGTTGCTGATTATCAATGAGGGTAAAGGCAGAGGTAATGAAAGGAAGGAAAATCATGCCCGTAAGCAGAGTTATGAAACCTGTAACCATAAGCCTGTCAGCCGTCAGTATCGGATATTTCTCTTTCAGGTGACGAAGCATTACATGCATAAGAACACGTGAAAGACGAAATAGCCCAATGATTACAAGAATGACAAGAGCAACAAGACCGTAGTCAATTAATCTTTCACCCAACTGAATCCTCCCGCTCAATG from Candidatus Aegiribacteria sp. encodes:
- the yidD gene encoding membrane protein insertion efficiency factor YidD, whose amino-acid sequence is MTVMLIAVVKTYRKIVSPLFPQSCIYTPTCSRYAETALTRYGAIKGGWLTVLRVLRCHPFKKGGYDPVPDKWENRK
- a CDS encoding membrane protein insertase YidC, producing MSDQKRLLIAAVLMAAVLFISWQFMGKAAPETESISTQSTIEEQRIPEQAVIPEETVTVKTIPVDTLSVKVYQDTLITDVTEKASDEPDERSITVIIRGDSEDLVHAELTTYGGAIRSWELPQFEDMPGAGEGNCINFNGNSWLDRDVVFETDSPDTLIIDEEPETLVLFTDDEREIRYTFVPDHYGFSIETIGFEEMISIPAGILPVSEMNVNTSRYFKAQWNAEKVKDRKSGDINEVEQVGNVRWIAARSHYFAIILMPESFERAYGYIFPSGSDESPSIGIQDTRVNVFAGPLDYGRLRKLGGDTSRLVDFGWPFIREIGRLLFWFCTNVIATINNWGIKIIVLAIVLKLVLLPLTSKSFKSMAKLKQVQPKMKTLQEKFKSDPKALQTAMQKLYREEGVNPLGGCLPMLMQMPVFFALYRVLANSVQLRGAPFMLWIQDLSHPEILIRLQPPILGLHGIGLLAVLMGVAMFFQQKMTMTDQKQKGMMYMMPIFMTFLFMRFPAGLTLYWFTNNLLTIAQQEMIKRKLEKEQT
- a CDS encoding 50S ribosome-binding GTPase, which encodes MRIKVSPEIICAPATPEGHSALAVIRVSGNGSFDLIERIMTLKTGRLRGMRRKLGIISEKGEVIDEVIAFSWPADRSYTGEEMVEITCHGVPEIVRRIMDILIRHGAGKADNGEFTRRAFLSGKLNAIQIMTLASIWNERREKGNISGRFGRECEEFMIRIEKAKELLEGDIEFGEPHLDSERIVILKEFSALLKASETLVKRAGKIEAGQKVFIMGPVNSGKSTLFNILAGAKALVSDIPGTTRDGTRKNIEIRGRVVLLCDTAGSGGEGLDLQASRTILDEIQEFDKVIWMSQEGIEKPPEELTGKSPEILEVASKSDLNTASARSSGENSNKIMNLSSLTGEGIHSVEEWISTSPGNMSLSGAVDRIVNHILKAEEFVTGDEFGIASEHLSEAEREIRSILGKGENLTLSVERALSSMCVGK
- the mnmG gene encoding tRNA uridine-5-carboxymethylaminomethyl(34) synthesis enzyme MnmG gives rise to the protein MNISENTFDVIVIGGGHAGIEAVLAAERMGCSVLLITAKYNRIGEMSCNPAIGGIAKGTLVKEIDSLDGSMGKAADATRLHFRMLNRRKGPAVWGPRVQSDAAAYAHFQQLNLESKAIGIVEDEVIALEGSTEKPEGIRCRKNGVILGRAVVLATGTFLRGRLFRGQSEWRGGRIGDIAADSLEEDIKRRLFHVERFKTGTPARIVRTSVDTRDLSIQESEETDFRFSADTVDMPIGHEICYLTKTNKNTMIAAKEYMHLSPLLAGRIDGIGPRYCPSYEDKVVKFPEREQHNIYVEPMGHRSRMFYLNGLSSSLPAEAQEKMIRTLPGFKKAVIADYGYAVEYSFIHHTEITPSLRLRRTENVFAAGQMCGTSGYEEAAAQGLLAGANAARAVKGIQQLSPSRSNSYLGVMIDDIVSKGTDEPYRLFSSRAENRLYIRQDNADKRLYEFGKALGVLSERKTLQLEYSLKEAAEIETVMKTSIIDGCQTDLWCRRQGAEAERLVELIPLLSSFSKEAVFSVMLDEKYRGYIKRSMKRDESRRRASSVNLSGIDSYMEIKEICWEAREVLEKTRPDTLAEAERIPGIRPTDLEGLLLYLAGKRSTWNSSMKKEMN
- a CDS encoding class I SAM-dependent methyltransferase produces the protein MIGFDLNDKQAELLKEYAEILLRRSLETNLIGPLEKDRLWERHFLESISYRKMLDRKSKVVDIGSGAGFPGLVLGILGLDMILLEPRRKRYLFLSHVIEKLALERTEAIPLRIEKTDPGILGDQFIARTVSPPEVLLELIRRKKEGQSKLVYRVPPDIELPKGNKYIELECPPLDRPGFLVQYRTCL
- a CDS encoding AAA family ATPase, which translates into the protein MKETRIIAVANQKGGVGKTTTVINLGTSLAMNNKDILLIDFDPQANATSGFGMDNGRGKNVCSLLLGKHSLEEVIVKTDVDGLSFVKGSRDLAGLEIELAGAEEREFLLAESMEEEVDRFDYVLIDCPPSLGLLTINALVAATEVLITLQSEYYALEGLSHLMNTIKNIRKRWNSDLSINGVVLTMFDGRLKLSREVALDVKEHLGSILYETCIPRNVKLSEAPSYGMPALLYDAGSKGAASYLNLAKEVLQR
- a CDS encoding ParB/RepB/Spo0J family partition protein, whose translation is MTARKRRALGKGLEEIFPGIGNEDDLFKSMEVDINLIDPNPFQPRKEWKPEEIASLAASIRSQGIIQPLILRKEGKRYQLIAGERRLRAAREAGLDKVPVVVREASKEQMLALALIENIQRQDLGPMEKAEAFKRLSSEFDLTQEDMGNRVGMSRSSVANFMRLLELPESVQKMLRKGQLQMGHGRAILALNDISTMQRIAIVAFKRNMSVRQLEEKIRLLAAGTKRKSAAVVKGTTPEEKELVETLQRLLKTRVRIKGKGKKGRIEISYHSLDELERILDLIRSGAGRSAKRS
- a CDS encoding 4Fe-4S binding protein, with translation MAHTINDDCIACGACKPECPVDAISEGEKYTIDQDACIDCGACVPACPVGAIEAP
- a CDS encoding DUF3473 domain-containing protein, which codes for MSERKVRVLHIITKIAVGGAQMNTLISTRDISEKGYPSDILTGPEKPSEGDLYDLVKKWNINVLLAPHLKREISPVNDLLAFLEIRKVIKSGNYDIVHTHGSKARFLGRLAAASFPEVKIIQTAHGWPFYDSMHPFKKWFYISLEKIGFRYAHANIAVSPRDRDKAVRCGIGYKDSYSIIRSGVDFDEFRKTRGRKTEARSKLDLPTDVPVVGSVMRFCQEKAPDIFVNVAASVIKHKPDVLFILVGDGPLMKQTEKWIDSRGLQDNFLLVGSRKDIAEILPAFDLFLITSRTEGLPRALLECLAAGIPVVSTDVGGIHELVDGKRNGLLMNEGDVTALAGGVISLLDSPSTASDLLSSVDDDIEPFSARQMVDQLFDLYTKITTSAMNVVFLCDNEPFNIPGTVASIIRKEPFNRYTIISLPGHGSIKNPILNFKRYSALYGPFGFLRELIRFISFKAAGLMRLPTRSPHSLKQTASREHAKYIKLNKINTPDSHDLLKSLDPDIFLSLACPQILRKSTLAIPRLGAWNVHSSLLPANRGMMPSFWSLFRGDQPGVTLHRMERKLDAGGILLQKPVNASRENTSVQQLQAESKRITADIISEGFSIIQRGDYQLIENSSCKANFNYFPSKNDVSRFLDMGGDITGTKTARPRVALSFDMEEWFQTYAARRWYPQNQWDSMDSRAPEALNNILDLLKAHKAKATFFFLGWLLERHPEIAHKIILEGHEIGYHGYYHLELSMQSRDEFCRNIDRFQKLVDTLSIPQTIGFRAPSFSVTSRTKWVIDEIVARGYKYDSSVYPMFRHRYGIPCAPLSPFELEGEKSSILELPLASIQLLGVKLPAAGGAYMRFYPGVFHRLIIRSISRTGRIPVLYFHPWEIDSLNISNRMSAVQRFRQHHNSGRKTTARLKRILRIYSGVTLGEFAFEMKDRKLFKLGSLGD